Proteins encoded in a region of the Quercus lobata isolate SW786 chromosome 8, ValleyOak3.0 Primary Assembly, whole genome shotgun sequence genome:
- the LOC115954476 gene encoding F-box protein At5g49610-like, with amino-acid sequence MEAIFSNDDLAMEILSRFSALQLSRFKCVSKRWKNLISDPSFLRLHHQRSQLRGITTLLIDQRSDITGDRFRCRMSFFTTCGSFFEDDRRVPIMIRDSFPASGVVIMGSSNGLVCCRSRQTLEQRMLVIFICNPITREWISLRPTNCHVDHIFAFAFYPFGSSSNKASCFKVVSIQRQKYDQNSYSFVIYSSETGKWKTSMEVCHCKDDLNENKYIHIKGRFYWLTKKQRIITFDLEEELSGVIIAPGPMLRYGVRNSDCLGDSDGYLHYACVDESDLRVWMLKDCHKLDWVLKHQLNLDQFRVEGQVMTDYLQFSIRRVGCLPKDDIFAPGYLALGILNFYDEVIYMMRWGRLESYNFRNGVLKRHHMLHAPFLDHYNYVPATVLPYSATLAANGVLKVKQNSIDDLISVPATVLPCSATSAMSGLLGLIRSCGFVASNSSSYQGRRKRKRIKPVRSPHF; translated from the coding sequence ATGGAAGCCATCTTTTCAAATGATGATCTTGCAATGGAAATATTATCCCGATTTTCAGCTTTGCAACTTTCGCGTTTCAAGTGTGTCTCCAAGAGGTGGAAGAACCTTATATCTGATCCATCCTTCTTACGTCTTCACCACCAAAGGTCCCAACTCAGGGGCATCACAACCCTCCTTATTGACCAGCGTAGTGATATTACTGGTGATCGTTTTAGATGTAGGATGTCGTTTTTTACTACCTGTGGATCTTTTTTTGAAGACGACCGTCGTGTTCCAATTATGATACGAGATAGTTTTCCTGCAAGTGGAGTTGTCATAATGGGTTCCAGTAATGGACTCGTTTGTTGTAGAAGTCGTCAAACTTTGGAACAACGAATGCTAGTGATCTTCATTTGCAACCCAATTACAAGGGAATGGATTTCCCTTAGACCCACTAATTGTCATGTTGATCACATCTTTGCATTTGCTTTCTACCCATTTGGCTCTTCATCAAACAAGGCCTCTTGTTTTAAAGTGGTGAGCATTCAGCGTCAAAAATATGACCAGAATTCTTATTCCTTCGTTATTTACTCCTCAGAAACTGGAAAATGGAAAACCTCCATGGAAGTCTGCCACTGCAAGGACGATCTTAACGAGAACAAATATATTCATATCAAAGGAAGGTTTTATTGGTTGACCAAGAAACAGAGAATAATCACTTTTGATCTGGAAGAAGAGCTGTCTGGAGTGATCATAGCACCAGGTCCGATGTTGAGATATGGCGTTCGAAATAGCGATTGCCTTGGGGATTCAGATGGATATCTTCATTACGCGTGTGTTGATGAGTCTGATCTTAGAGTATGGATGTTAAAAGATTGTCACAAACTTGATTGGGTCCTTAAGCACCAGTTGAATTTAGATCAGTTTCGTGTGGAAGGTCAAGTAATGACTGACTATCTTCAGTTCAGTATACGTCGTGTTGGGTGCCTTCCTAAGGATGATATTTTTGCACCTGGTTATTTAGCACTAggaattttgaatttctatGATGAGGTTATTTATATGATGAGATGGGGCAGGTTGGAGTCATATAATTTTAGGAACGGAGTCCTTAAACGTCATCATATGTTACATGCCCCTTTTTTGGACCATTATAATTATGTACCTGCGACTGTACTCCCATACTCGGCTACCTTGGCAGCAAATGGTGTTCTCAAGGTGAAACAGAACTccattgatgatttgatttcaGTCCCAGCAACTGTGCTCCCATGTTCAGCTACCTCAGCAATGAGTGGCCTTCTCGGGCTAATACGTTCCTGTGGTTTTGTTGCTTCAAATTCTAGTTCTTATCAAGGAAggcgaaaaagaaaaagaatcaaacCCGTAAGGTCACCGCATTTCTAA